From the Gymnogyps californianus isolate 813 chromosome 2, ASM1813914v2, whole genome shotgun sequence genome, one window contains:
- the PDK4 gene encoding pyruvate dehydrogenase kinase, isozyme 4, protein MKAARIALRTAAPLAGASGGSSRSSRGQLPREVEEFSRFSPSPLSIKQLLDFGSTNGCERTSFAFLRQELPVRFANILKEIDLLPDKLLGTPSVQLVKSWYIQSLMELVEFHQKSPGDQRVLADFIDTLIRVRNRHHDVVPTMAQGVIEYKDTFKVDPVTNQNIQYFLDRFYMSRISTRMLMNQHTLLFDDKSSSGHPRHIGSIDPCCDVVEVVNDAFESSKMLCDQYYLTCPELKLNQVNGKLPGEPINIVYVPSHLFHMLFELFKNSMRATVESQENSPSLSPIEVTVVLGKEDLAIKISDRGGGVPVRKIEQLFSYMYSTAPRPRMDDGRNTPLAGFGYGLPISRLYAKYFQGDLNLYSICGYGTDAIIYLKALSTESVEKLPVFNKSAFKHYQATSEADDWCVPSKGPKNLSKQSAAL, encoded by the exons ATGAAGGCCGCCCGGATCGCCCTGCGCACCGCCGCCCCACTGGCAGGGGccagcggcggcagcagccgcagcagccgCGGCCAGTTGCCGCGGGAAGTGGAGGAGTTTTCCCGCTTCTCCCCTTCCCCGCTCTCCATCAAACAGTTGCTGGACTTCG GCTCAACTAACGGATGTGAGAGaacttcttttgcatttttgcgACAAGAACTTCCTGTGAGGTTTGCAAACATACTGAAAGAAATTGATCTTCTTCCTGACAAATTACTAGGCACTCCATCAGTACAATTAGTAAAAAGCTG GTACATCCAAAGCCTAATGGAGCTGGTTGAGTTCCATCAGAAAAGCCCAGGTGACCAAAGAGTCTTAGCTGA CTTTATAGATACATTAATTAGAGTCCGAAACAGACATCATGATGTGGTTCCTACAATGGCACAAGGAGTAATTGAATACAAAGACACTTTTAAAGTAGATCCTGTCACCAATCaaaacattcagtattttttggATCGTTTTTACATGAGCCGTATTTCCACCCGGATGCTCATGAACCAACACA CCCTTCTTTTTGATGATAAATCCAGCTCAGGGCACCCAAGGCACATTGGAAGTATTGATCCTTGCTGTGATGTTGTTGAAGTAGTGAATG atgcttttgaaagttCCAAGATGTTGTGTGACCAGTATTACTTAACGTGTCCAGAACTGAAACTTAATCAAGTGAATG GAAAACTTCCAGGAGAGCCAATTAACATCGTATACGTTCCATCTCATctttttcacatgctttttGAGCTCTTTAAG AATTCAATGAGGGCAACTGTTGAATCCCAAGAAAACagtccttccctttctccaatTGAAGTGACAGTTGTTCTAGGAAAAGAAGACCTGGCAATTAAG ATCTCAGACAGAGGAGGTGGTGTTCCAGTAAGGAAAATTGAGCAGCTGTTTAGCTACATGTATTCCACAGCACCAAGGCCGAGGATGGATGATGGTCGAAATACCCCTCTT gCTGGCTTTGGGTATGGCTTGCCAATTTCTCGTCTGTATGCTAAATACTTTCAAGGAGATCTAAATCTCTATTCCATATGTGGTTATGGAACAGATGCTATTATCTACTTGAAG gcCCTATCAACAGAATCAGTAGAAAAACTTCCAGTTTTTAACAAATCGGCTTTCAAGCATTACCAAGCTACCTCAGAGGCGGATGACTGGTGCGTCCCAAGTAAAGGCCCAAAGAATCTATCAAAGCAGAGTGCAGCTCTCTGA